One window of Triticum dicoccoides isolate Atlit2015 ecotype Zavitan chromosome 5A, WEW_v2.0, whole genome shotgun sequence genomic DNA carries:
- the LOC119304289 gene encoding expansin-B4-like, translating into MGKPQLTLLGVAAVLLLSSSLHGARAQEESAGLDTGVAGEPGVLNSSAVSIGQSGVARATWYGAPNGAGPYDNGGACGFKNVNRYPFMAMTSCGNQPLFKDGKGCGACYKIKCTKHKACSGRQETVVITDMNYYPVAPYHFDLSGTAFGKLAKPGRNDELRHAGIIDIQFTRVPCEFPGLKVGFHVEEGSNAVYMAILVEYENGDGDVVQVDLMESGRRGGGGGRWTRMRESWGSIWRLDSNHRLQAPFSLRIRNESGKTLVARNVIPKNWRPNTFYRSIVQYS; encoded by the exons ATGGGGAAGCCGCAGCTCACGCTCCTGGGAGTGGCGGCGGTGCTGCTGCTCTCCTCCTCCCTCCACGGCgccagggcgcaggaggagtccgccGGCCTGGACACGGGCGTCGCCGGCGAGCCCGGCGTGCTCAACTCCAGCGCCGTGTCCATCGGGCAGTCGGGCGTCGCCCGGGCCACCTGGTACGGCGCGCCCAATGGCGCCGGCCCCTACGACAACG GCGGCGCTTGCGGGTTCAAGAACGTGAACCGGTACCCGTTCATGGCCATGACCTCCTGCGGCAACCAGCCGCTGTTCAAGGACGGCAAGGGCTGCGGCGCATGCTACAAG ATCAAGTGCACGAAGCACAAGGCGTGCTCTGGGCGGCAGGAGACGgtggtgatcacggacatgaactaCTACCCGGTGGCGCCCTACCACTTCGACCTCAGCGGCACCGCCTTCGGCAAGCTCGCCAAGCCCGGCCGCAACGACGAGCTCCGCCACGCCGGCATCATCGACATCCAGTTCACCAG GGTGCCTTGCGAGTTCCCGGGGCTCAAGGTGGGGTTCCACGTGGAGGAGGGGTCCAACGCGGTGTACATGGCGATCCTGGTGGAGTACGAGAACGGCGACGGCGACGTGGTGCAGGTGGACCTCATGGAGTCCGGCcgccggggagggggaggcgggcgGTGGACGCGGATGCGCGAGTCGTGGGGCTCCATCTGGCGCCTCGACTCCAACCACCGCCTGCAGGCGCCCTTCTCCCTCCGCATCCGCAACGAGTCCGGCAAGACGCTCGTCGCCCGCAACGTCATCCCCAAGAACTGGAGGCCCAACACCTTCTACCGCTCCATCGTCCAGTACAGCTAG